Proteins co-encoded in one Pelodiscus sinensis isolate JC-2024 chromosome 9, ASM4963464v1, whole genome shotgun sequence genomic window:
- the RGS4 gene encoding regulator of G-protein signaling 4 isoform X2: MCKGLAALPATCLKSAKDMKHRLGFLLQKPDSYAHSSSHGKKEKVAPAQRVGHEDVQQWADCLENLIHHNIGLAAFRAFLKSEYSEENIEFWASCEEYKKTKSPAELGPRARKIYEEFISEQATREVNLDSCTREVTSRNVLEPTLSCFDEAQRKIFILMEKDSYRRFLKSHFYLDLVSPSATTCGTESHKSTMSSTLTCTSPLVPQYA; encoded by the exons TGCAAAAGATATGAAGCATCGTCTGGGCTTCTTGCTGCAGAAGCCAGATTCATATGCGCACAGCTCTTCCCATGGCAAGAAGGAGAAAGTGGCCCCAGCCCAAAG GGTTGGTCACGAAGATGTCCAGCAATGGGCTGACTGTTTGGAGAATCTGATCCATCATAACA TTGGGCTGGCTGCGTTCCGGGCTTTCCTCAAGTCTGAATACAGCGAGGAGAACATCGAGTTCTGGGCGAGTTGTGAGGAGTACAAGAAAACCAAATCGCCGGCCGAGCTTGGCCCTAGGGCCAGGAAGATTTACGAAGAATTCATCTCTGAGCAGGCCACTAGAGAA GTGAACTTGGATTCGTGCACACGGGAAGTGACCAGCCGCAATGTCCTTGAGCCCACCCTGTCATGCTTTGATGAGGCTCAGAGAAAAATCTTCATCCTCATGGAGAAGGATTCATATCGCCGCTTCCTGAAATCTCACTTCTACCTTGACTTGGTCAGCCCGTCTGCGACCACCTGTGGGACTGAGAGCCACAAAAGTACTATGTCTTCTACCTTAACCTGCACCTCTCCTTTGGTCCCTCAGTATGCTTAG